A region of Gammaproteobacteria bacterium DNA encodes the following proteins:
- a CDS encoding (2Fe-2S)-binding protein has protein sequence MTASTSSAANSGQNRMAAPAGMLIDRDRPITFRFEGKSYQGLAEDTIASALAAHDVWLLGRSFKYHRPRGVRSMAGFEADPLVQLEHEPNVAADRRKIEPGLEVRGQHYSGSLENDRQAIIARLSRFLPVGFYYKAFFRPQGVWQRVWEPIVRRSAGLGSVRTDSPHGYYDKAYGFYDVVVVGGGPAGLAAAAAAARAGAEVLLVEQERALGGSLNYARFDAEGVRGTRLRAQLVGAVEHDPRIEIMTEALCNAWFANNWLPIIRANRLYKIRAREVILATGSTEQPAVFRNNDLPGIMLSSGAQRLLKLYGVRPGRRAVVLTGNSDGYGVALDLAEAGVAVASVVDMRANPAPCPLSMAARDRSLAIVTGHAVYEALPTSRNRHVRGVALAPIIGQGQCGPADHRFDCDLVCMSPGYTPAYQLALQAGAKLGYDDSTAIFSIQGLPAHVSISGSVNGACDVDAAMADGEHAGWHTARTLGLHAGTEPELPGDRGERGINFPWPMFPHPKGKEFIDLDEDLHYADIVNACADGYAELELVKRYSTVGMGPSQGRHSALATARIVADVTRRKVAQIGVTTARPPLAAEKLGVLAGRGFEPERFTAMHHRHLEAGATMMPVGLWWRPAYYGPRERRETCVREEWLSIRNNVGLIDVSTLGGIEVRGPDAAELLNRMYTFAYLKQPIGKARYLLMTNEAGTVIDDGVAARFAEHHFYLTATTGGVDGVYRAMLWWNAQWRLDVDIANVTAAYAGINIAGPNSREVLTGLCRDVDLSAEAFPAVAARVGTVAGVPARIIRVGFVGELGYELHVPASQGEALWDALLVAGKAHDIRPVGIEAQRSLRLEKGHIIVGQDTDAMTSPHECNMGWAVKLDKPFFVGNRSIEIRLKHPSRRRLVGFEIDDPHSPVPEESNIVLDGDTITGQVTSVARSPVLNLVIGLAYAHPRVETDGVIHIKLSNGRMVDARVVDPPFYDPQNKRQEM, from the coding sequence ATGACGGCGTCAACCAGCAGCGCGGCAAACTCAGGCCAAAACCGGATGGCGGCGCCTGCAGGCATGCTGATCGATCGCGACCGGCCGATCACGTTTCGCTTCGAGGGCAAGTCGTACCAAGGGCTCGCCGAGGACACCATCGCCAGCGCGCTTGCCGCCCACGACGTATGGCTACTGGGACGTTCGTTCAAATACCATCGCCCGCGCGGTGTGCGTTCCATGGCCGGCTTCGAGGCCGACCCGCTGGTGCAACTGGAACACGAACCCAACGTCGCCGCCGACCGGCGGAAGATCGAGCCTGGCCTGGAGGTGCGCGGTCAGCACTACAGCGGTAGCCTCGAAAACGATCGTCAGGCGATCATCGCGCGCCTGAGCCGGTTTCTGCCCGTAGGGTTTTATTACAAGGCATTCTTTCGTCCGCAAGGCGTGTGGCAGCGGGTGTGGGAACCGATCGTGCGACGCAGCGCGGGCTTAGGGTCAGTCCGCACGGATTCCCCGCACGGTTATTACGACAAGGCTTACGGCTTTTACGATGTGGTGGTTGTCGGCGGTGGGCCGGCCGGGCTTGCCGCCGCGGCTGCGGCTGCGCGCGCGGGCGCCGAGGTTCTGCTGGTCGAACAGGAACGCGCACTGGGCGGTTCGCTCAACTATGCCCGCTTCGATGCGGAAGGTGTTCGAGGGACGCGGCTGCGCGCGCAACTTGTCGGCGCCGTCGAACACGATCCACGCATCGAGATCATGACCGAGGCGCTCTGCAATGCGTGGTTTGCGAACAACTGGCTACCCATCATCCGCGCTAATCGTCTGTACAAAATTCGCGCCCGGGAGGTAATCCTGGCGACGGGATCTACGGAGCAGCCGGCGGTGTTTCGCAATAACGATCTGCCTGGGATCATGCTGAGTTCGGGCGCGCAGCGGCTGTTGAAACTTTATGGCGTTCGGCCCGGCCGCCGCGCCGTAGTGTTGACGGGCAACAGCGATGGTTACGGCGTGGCGCTCGATCTCGCTGAAGCGGGCGTGGCTGTGGCGAGCGTGGTGGATATGCGCGCAAATCCCGCGCCCTGCCCGCTTTCCATGGCGGCGCGTGATCGAAGTCTTGCCATAGTTACCGGGCACGCTGTTTATGAAGCACTGCCGACCTCGCGCAACCGCCATGTGCGAGGCGTGGCGCTGGCTCCCATCATCGGTCAAGGGCAGTGCGGTCCTGCCGACCACCGCTTCGACTGCGATCTCGTGTGCATGTCGCCAGGCTATACACCGGCGTATCAGCTCGCGCTGCAGGCGGGCGCGAAACTTGGTTACGACGATTCAACCGCGATCTTTTCCATTCAGGGGCTGCCAGCGCACGTAAGTATAAGCGGCTCAGTCAACGGCGCGTGCGATGTCGACGCCGCGATGGCCGACGGTGAACACGCCGGCTGGCACACTGCGCGGACGCTGGGACTGCACGCCGGCACCGAACCGGAGCTGCCCGGCGACAGGGGCGAGCGTGGAATAAACTTTCCCTGGCCAATGTTTCCGCACCCCAAAGGCAAAGAATTTATCGACCTGGACGAAGATCTTCACTATGCGGACATTGTCAACGCCTGCGCCGACGGTTACGCCGAGCTGGAGCTGGTCAAGCGTTACTCGACCGTGGGCATGGGTCCCTCGCAGGGTCGCCACTCGGCGCTCGCCACCGCGCGGATAGTCGCCGACGTGACCCGGCGCAAGGTCGCGCAGATCGGCGTGACCACGGCGCGTCCCCCGCTCGCGGCCGAGAAGCTGGGTGTGCTGGCAGGACGCGGGTTCGAGCCTGAACGCTTCACCGCCATGCACCACCGACACCTCGAAGCGGGCGCGACCATGATGCCAGTCGGCCTATGGTGGCGCCCGGCGTATTACGGCCCACGCGAACGGCGCGAGACATGTGTCCGCGAGGAGTGGCTTTCCATCCGTAACAACGTCGGGCTGATCGATGTGTCCACCCTGGGCGGTATCGAGGTGCGCGGGCCCGATGCGGCGGAACTCCTCAACCGCATGTATACCTTCGCCTATCTCAAGCAACCCATAGGCAAGGCGCGCTATCTGCTCATGACCAACGAGGCGGGGACCGTGATCGACGACGGCGTCGCCGCGCGCTTCGCGGAACATCATTTCTACCTCACCGCAACCACGGGCGGCGTAGACGGCGTTTATCGCGCGATGCTGTGGTGGAACGCACAATGGCGTCTCGACGTGGACATCGCCAACGTGACCGCGGCATATGCCGGCATCAACATCGCCGGTCCAAACTCGCGCGAGGTGCTGACCGGGCTGTGCCGCGACGTCGATCTCTCGGCCGAAGCGTTCCCAGCGGTGGCCGCGCGCGTGGGCACCGTCGCCGGCGTTCCCGCGCGCATAATCCGCGTAGGCTTCGTCGGCGAGCTGGGCTACGAGCTGCACGTGCCCGCTTCGCAGGGCGAGGCGCTGTGGGATGCGCTCCTGGTGGCGGGCAAGGCGCACGACATCCGGCCGGTAGGGATCGAAGCCCAGCGTAGTTTAAGGTTAGAGAAGGGCCATATCATCGTGGGCCAGGACACCGACGCGATGACATCTCCGCACGAGTGCAACATGGGGTGGGCGGTGAAACTGGATAAACCGTTTTTCGTCGGCAACCGCTCAATCGAGATCCGGCTCAAACATCCGTCACGGCGCCGGCTGGTCGGCTTCGAGATCGACGATCCGCACTCGCCCGTGCCGGAGGAATCGAAC
- a CDS encoding sarcosine oxidase subunit delta, with the protein MKIMHCPLNGPRNISEFTTAGEVGEMPDPRQADDAQWAEHVWVAYTKVGVVKEWWCHAPTSYWFIAERNTVTDEILRTYPANEIYRERKHFGAPEDHGG; encoded by the coding sequence ATGAAGATTATGCACTGCCCGCTCAACGGCCCGCGCAACATCTCGGAGTTCACCACGGCAGGCGAGGTCGGCGAGATGCCGGATCCCCGGCAGGCCGACGACGCGCAATGGGCAGAGCATGTCTGGGTGGCCTATACCAAGGTCGGCGTGGTGAAAGAATGGTGGTGCCACGCGCCGACGTCATACTGGTTCATCGCCGAACGCAATACCGTGACCGACGAGATTCTGCGCACCTATCCGGCCAACGAGATTTACCGCGAGCGCAAGCACTTCGGGGCGCCGGAGGACCACGGCGGATGA
- a CDS encoding FAD-dependent oxidoreductase, protein MPWGLLKYGLSKRYPARRDIPLDKDLKKSYDVVIIGGGGHGAALAYHLARYHGITNVAVLEKGYLGGGNTARNTTVIRSNYITPDSVRFYKESVDLFTRLSNELGYNMMFSQRGQLTLAHTDASLRTFRLRAEVNKHCGVRSEMVDREQIRELVPCLNMDENARYPILGGLWHRDGGTARHDAVVWGYARRAAELGVEIHQRTEVTGIQRANGRATGVETNRGTIQCGNVVQAVAGMSAVVARMAGIRLPIRVYPLQAMVTQPLKPFLDPLVSSAALHCYVSQTARGELVIGGGSDPYELFSTRSTLDLKEGLIAHCLELFPFLSEVKLLRQWAGITDMTPDYSPIMGESPVQNYWLDAGWGTWGFKATPVCGKRMAETIANGKAPDLIRPFGLDRFSTYALSNEAGATAASH, encoded by the coding sequence ATGCCCTGGGGTCTGCTTAAATACGGTCTATCAAAGCGCTATCCGGCCCGGCGCGACATCCCGCTGGACAAAGACCTCAAGAAATCCTACGACGTTGTGATCATCGGCGGCGGCGGTCACGGCGCCGCCCTGGCCTACCACCTCGCTCGCTATCACGGCATCACCAACGTCGCGGTACTGGAGAAAGGCTACCTGGGCGGCGGCAATACCGCGCGCAACACCACGGTGATTCGCTCGAATTACATCACGCCCGATTCGGTGCGCTTCTACAAGGAATCTGTGGATCTCTTTACGCGGCTCTCCAATGAGTTGGGCTACAACATGATGTTTTCGCAGCGCGGCCAGTTGACGCTCGCGCACACCGATGCGAGCCTGCGCACCTTTCGACTGCGCGCCGAAGTGAACAAGCACTGCGGTGTACGCTCCGAGATGGTGGACCGCGAGCAGATCCGCGAGCTCGTGCCCTGTCTCAACATGGATGAAAACGCGCGTTACCCCATTCTCGGCGGCCTTTGGCACAGGGACGGTGGCACGGCGCGGCACGATGCGGTGGTCTGGGGTTACGCGCGGCGCGCGGCGGAACTGGGCGTCGAGATTCACCAGCGCACCGAGGTGACGGGGATTCAGCGCGCCAACGGACGGGCCACCGGCGTCGAGACCAACCGCGGCACCATTCAGTGCGGCAATGTCGTGCAGGCGGTGGCCGGGATGAGCGCGGTGGTGGCGCGGATGGCGGGTATTCGGCTGCCAATCCGTGTGTACCCGCTACAGGCGATGGTGACGCAGCCGCTCAAGCCCTTTCTCGACCCCCTGGTTAGCTCGGCCGCGTTGCACTGCTATGTGTCGCAGACTGCGCGCGGCGAACTGGTGATAGGCGGCGGTTCGGACCCCTACGAGCTTTTTTCCACGCGCTCGACCCTGGACCTGAAAGAAGGACTGATCGCGCATTGTCTTGAACTGTTTCCCTTCCTGAGCGAGGTCAAGCTGCTGCGCCAGTGGGCGGGTATCACCGACATGACGCCGGACTACAGCCCCATCATGGGCGAGAGCCCGGTGCAGAACTACTGGCTTGACGCCGGCTGGGGTACCTGGGGCTTCAAGGCCACGCCCGTGTGCGGCAAACGCATGGCGGAGACCATCGCCAACGGCAAGGCGCCTGACCTCATCCGACCGTTCGGGCTTGATCGATTCAGCACCTATGCCCTGTCGAACGAGGCCGGCGCCACGGCCGCAAGTCACTAA
- a CDS encoding winged helix-turn-helix transcriptional regulator, which translates to MRTVIVKVDSLSQGLQRFKRAWKTGSPQGEYVTFDSLETLLKTLTSRRWELIRVLQEGGRMSLRELARRLGRDVKRVHEDIHKLIEVGLVEQGNAGVYVPYDEIRAEFNLRKRA; encoded by the coding sequence ATGAGGACGGTCATCGTAAAGGTCGATTCCCTCTCGCAGGGATTGCAGCGGTTCAAGCGCGCCTGGAAGACTGGCAGCCCCCAGGGCGAGTACGTGACTTTCGATTCGCTAGAGACCCTGCTCAAGACACTGACCAGCAGGCGATGGGAACTGATAAGAGTGTTGCAAGAAGGCGGCAGGATGAGCCTGCGCGAATTGGCGCGACGGCTTGGCCGCGACGTCAAACGCGTGCATGAGGACATACACAAGCTGATCGAGGTGGGTCTGGTGGAGCAGGGCAATGCAGGTGTGTATGTACCTTATGATGAGATCCGCGCGGAGTTCAATCTGCGAAAAAGAGCTTGA
- a CDS encoding type II toxin-antitoxin system prevent-host-death family antitoxin, translating to MNEVKVTEFRAHLPRYLMRVQAGETLALTVRGLVIARLTPAEDASQLAKDELAALRRQCRLGDVISPVDTRWNATDGDP from the coding sequence ATGAACGAAGTCAAAGTCACTGAATTCCGTGCGCACTTGCCGCGCTATCTGATGCGCGTGCAGGCTGGAGAAACGCTTGCCCTCACGGTGCGGGGACTGGTGATCGCCAGGTTGACGCCAGCCGAGGACGCTAGCCAACTGGCCAAAGATGAGCTCGCGGCCTTGCGGCGGCAGTGCCGACTCGGCGATGTCATATCGCCGGTGGATACGCGATGGAACGCGACCGATGGTGATCCTTGA
- a CDS encoding type II toxin-antitoxin system VapC family toxin has protein sequence MVILDTNALIFDALAPNRLGRKARNIIEQAQADSVLACADISLWEIAMLISKQRLHPATDTLSFLRLMLAARSLRVLPIVPEIAELATTMGGAINPDPADRIIVATAVHHQAALVTRDKNLRNARLPVSVVW, from the coding sequence ATGGTGATCCTTGACACCAACGCGTTGATCTTCGATGCTCTGGCGCCGAATCGCCTCGGCCGCAAGGCGCGCAACATTATCGAGCAAGCACAGGCCGATTCAGTCCTTGCCTGCGCGGATATCAGCCTGTGGGAGATCGCGATGTTGATATCCAAACAAAGGCTGCACCCCGCCACGGATACGCTGTCCTTTTTGAGACTGATGCTCGCGGCGCGTAGTCTCCGGGTGCTGCCCATCGTGCCGGAAATCGCCGAGCTCGCGACGACCATGGGGGGCGCCATCAATCCCGATCCGGCGGATCGCATTATCGTGGCGACCGCCGTCCATCATCAGGCGGCTTTGGTCACGCGCGACAAGAATCTAAGGAATGCCCGCCTGCCGGTATCCGTGGTGTGGTAA
- a CDS encoding type II toxin-antitoxin system Phd/YefM family antitoxin codes for MTVRTISKSQFKPRALEYVRIVQATRQELIITERGHPVVKIVPYSEHDPLAALEELRGSVLEFRDPLEPVGEDDWEALK; via the coding sequence ATGACGGTCCGTACCATATCGAAGTCGCAATTCAAGCCGCGCGCGCTTGAATACGTTCGCATCGTTCAGGCGACGCGGCAGGAGTTGATAATTACCGAGCGCGGACACCCCGTGGTGAAGATCGTGCCTTACTCTGAGCACGATCCACTGGCGGCGTTAGAGGAACTGAGGGGCTCCGTTTTGGAATTTCGGGATCCGCTTGAGCCTGTGGGCGAGGATGACTGGGAAGCCCTGAAGTGA